From one Simplicispira suum genomic stretch:
- a CDS encoding FAD-dependent oxidoreductase, which produces MKRLVLVGGGHAHLSVLEALAAQRPGNVEVTLITPSPRQNYSGMLPGWISGHYALSACQIDLQPLVSAAGGRLILENVVDMDATRHCVALADGQPVHYDWLSIDVGSETETSGLEALGSKLLSVKPLDQFFTRWPEKMAEAQTQGAFHLVVVGAGAAGVEIALAAQFALTRAGVRAQVDLIASENGVLKGHNRRVKERVLAYARRAGVSVHFQRAVGTPNGALLADGELVAADLVIAATGARAPVWLQLSKLALDPEGYLLVDPYHRSVSHPDVFAAGDVCARPETSLSRSGVHAVRAGPVLASNLLAVLESAPLQAYRPRSNSLYLLACGPRHAIASWGAWSASGAWVWHWKDWVDRRFIQRFARSGSNSAGAKMEKSA; this is translated from the coding sequence ATGAAAAGACTGGTGCTGGTGGGCGGTGGGCATGCCCACCTCTCGGTCCTAGAGGCCCTGGCAGCGCAACGGCCGGGCAATGTGGAGGTGACGCTGATCACGCCGTCTCCACGCCAAAACTATTCGGGCATGCTGCCCGGTTGGATCTCCGGCCACTATGCGCTGTCGGCCTGTCAGATTGACTTGCAGCCTCTGGTGAGCGCGGCGGGTGGGCGGCTCATTCTGGAGAACGTGGTGGACATGGATGCCACGCGGCATTGTGTCGCTCTCGCGGATGGCCAGCCGGTGCACTACGACTGGCTGTCCATCGACGTCGGAAGTGAAACCGAAACCTCAGGACTCGAAGCACTGGGCAGCAAACTGCTGTCCGTCAAGCCCCTGGATCAATTTTTCACGCGCTGGCCCGAGAAAATGGCCGAGGCGCAAACGCAAGGGGCGTTCCATCTGGTCGTTGTGGGTGCCGGGGCCGCCGGTGTCGAGATCGCCCTGGCCGCACAGTTTGCGCTGACACGCGCTGGGGTTCGAGCCCAGGTGGACTTGATAGCCTCCGAGAACGGTGTCCTCAAGGGCCACAACCGGCGCGTGAAGGAGCGTGTGCTTGCCTACGCCCGGCGTGCGGGCGTGAGCGTCCATTTTCAGCGGGCCGTCGGGACACCGAACGGCGCTCTGCTGGCAGATGGCGAGTTGGTGGCTGCCGATCTGGTGATTGCTGCCACCGGGGCCCGTGCGCCGGTCTGGCTCCAGTTGTCCAAACTGGCGCTCGATCCGGAGGGTTACCTCCTGGTGGACCCGTACCACCGCAGCGTGTCACATCCGGACGTGTTTGCCGCCGGTGACGTCTGCGCCCGGCCCGAGACGAGCCTGTCGCGCTCTGGCGTGCATGCGGTGCGCGCCGGGCCGGTGCTTGCAAGCAACCTGCTGGCGGTGCTCGAAAGTGCTCCGCTGCAGGCCTATCGGCCCCGATCCAATTCGCTCTATTTGCTTGCGTGCGGGCCCCGCCATGCGATTGCATCGTGGGGAGCTTGGTCCGCCAGCGGCGCATGGGTTTGGCATTGGAAAGACTGGGTCGACCGGCGCTTCATCCAGCGCTTTGCGCGATCAGGATCAAACTCAGCCGGGGCGAAGATGGAGAAATCTGCATGA
- a CDS encoding ABC transporter permease, translated as MNGSTPVFAPESAKRLAWAREPLPWALAALLLLVFGMAWLKPFFAALFPALERPLYAQDSLLALTLAHLKIVGLSSGFAVILGVAAGVFATRASGSEFRPLIETVVAAGQTFPPVAVLAVAVPLVGFGEAPALIALALYGVLPVLQGTLAGLASVPQAAREAAQGLGMSPWQSLRRIELPLAAPVILAGVRTSVIINIGTAAIASTVGAKTLGLPIIVGLSGFNTAYVLQGAVLVGLLAVVTDLTFERLAQHLVRWQTATGS; from the coding sequence ATGAACGGTTCCACGCCCGTGTTCGCGCCCGAAAGCGCCAAGCGCCTGGCCTGGGCGCGCGAGCCCTTGCCGTGGGCCCTCGCGGCCCTGCTGTTGCTGGTGTTTGGCATGGCGTGGCTGAAACCATTTTTTGCGGCGCTGTTTCCGGCGCTCGAGCGCCCGCTGTATGCCCAGGACAGCCTTCTCGCGCTGACGCTGGCGCACCTCAAAATTGTTGGCCTGTCGAGCGGCTTTGCTGTGATCTTGGGCGTTGCCGCAGGAGTTTTCGCCACCCGCGCGAGTGGCAGTGAGTTTCGCCCCCTGATTGAAACCGTGGTGGCTGCTGGACAGACTTTTCCGCCCGTGGCGGTGCTGGCTGTGGCCGTACCCCTGGTGGGCTTTGGTGAAGCGCCGGCCCTGATCGCACTCGCCCTGTATGGTGTGCTGCCGGTGTTGCAAGGCACGCTGGCCGGCCTCGCATCGGTGCCGCAGGCAGCGCGCGAGGCGGCCCAAGGCTTGGGCATGAGCCCTTGGCAAAGTCTGAGGCGCATCGAGCTGCCATTGGCAGCCCCGGTGATCCTGGCGGGCGTGCGCACTTCGGTCATCATCAATATCGGCACCGCCGCCATTGCTTCGACCGTGGGAGCCAAAACGCTGGGCCTGCCCATCATCGTAGGCCTGAGCGGCTTCAATACCGCCTATGTGCTGCAGGGTGCGGTGCTTGTGGGCTTGCTTGCGGTGGTGACCGACTTGACTTTTGAAAGGCTGGCGCAGCACCTCGTCCGCTGGCAGACTGCGACGGGCTCCTGA
- a CDS encoding ABC transporter ATP-binding protein: MIELQHVSKAFNGVTVIDDLSLHIARGEFTVILGSSGSGKSTLLKMMNRLLEHDSGRIVFAGDEIRSFRPEDIRRRMGYAIQSVGLFPHWSVEKNIATVPTLLHWPAARIEARVTGLLTLLQLPPELYRKRYPHQLSGGQQQRVGVARALAGNPEVLLMDEPFGALDPVTRAALQTELARIHKDFDKTIVLVTHDIDEALGLATRIVLLDHGRIVQSGTPLEMLSNPVNAFVIDFFGRSDVGIKLLGLQSVASRLRLNERAAGEPVLASMSLREVLSVFVERRVAQLPVVDENGQALGVIDFDDLLDRRP; this comes from the coding sequence ATGATTGAACTGCAGCATGTCTCCAAAGCCTTCAACGGCGTGACGGTGATTGACGACCTGAGCCTGCACATTGCACGCGGCGAATTCACCGTGATTCTTGGCAGTTCGGGCTCGGGCAAATCGACCCTGCTCAAAATGATGAACCGACTGCTGGAGCACGACAGCGGGCGCATTGTGTTTGCCGGTGACGAGATTCGCAGTTTTCGTCCCGAAGATATTCGACGCCGCATGGGCTATGCGATTCAGTCGGTCGGGCTGTTTCCACACTGGAGCGTCGAGAAAAATATTGCCACGGTGCCGACCTTGCTCCACTGGCCCGCAGCGCGCATCGAGGCGCGCGTGACCGGGCTTTTGACGTTGCTGCAGCTCCCGCCAGAGCTCTATCGCAAGCGCTATCCGCACCAGCTCTCGGGCGGGCAGCAACAGCGCGTGGGGGTGGCGCGGGCATTGGCGGGCAACCCCGAGGTGCTGTTGATGGACGAGCCCTTCGGCGCGCTCGATCCGGTCACGCGCGCTGCTCTGCAGACCGAGCTTGCGCGCATACACAAGGATTTTGACAAGACCATCGTGCTGGTCACGCATGACATTGACGAAGCGCTCGGCCTGGCCACGCGCATCGTGTTGCTCGACCATGGTCGCATCGTGCAAAGTGGCACGCCGCTTGAGATGCTCTCCAACCCGGTCAATGCGTTCGTGATCGATTTTTTTGGTCGTAGCGATGTCGGTATCAAGCTGCTGGGCCTGCAAAGCGTGGCCTCGCGTCTGCGGTTGAATGAGCGCGCTGCGGGTGAACCGGTGCTGGCCAGCATGAGCCTGCGCGAGGTGCTGTCGGTATTTGTGGAGCGTCGTGTCGCGCAACTGCCTGTGGTGGACGAAAACGGCCAGGCGCTGGGTGTCATCGATTTTGATGACCTGCTGGATCGGCGGCCATGA
- a CDS encoding sigma-70 family RNA polymerase sigma factor, with amino-acid sequence MGLDILGWAPLAAGPMPLAFCGKIVARDSGVSRCISPHLFSGAVHARAFVCRVLSADRGVQSAVQKVRTMKPGEMTHAARAQTASEPEVDSAEIRALRVKMVKFASLQLGDQQLAEDAVQEALMGAFKSSAAFAGKASFKTWVFAILKNKITDILRKRQRQGYVSTQQSTGDVDEEADFTELFNARGMWEPDERPATWGNPTETLHDKQFWKVFEMCLEGLPGQQARVFMMREYVGLDSHEICAEVGISSTNLNVMLHRSRLRLRECLENRWFVPGGTAC; translated from the coding sequence ATGGGTTTGGACATTCTTGGATGGGCGCCCTTGGCCGCAGGTCCCATGCCCCTTGCTTTCTGCGGGAAAATCGTTGCGAGGGACTCAGGGGTCTCGCGCTGCATTTCGCCGCATCTTTTTTCCGGAGCTGTTCATGCAAGGGCTTTTGTGTGCCGTGTTCTCTCGGCGGATCGTGGTGTGCAATCGGCGGTCCAAAAGGTGCGCACCATGAAGCCTGGCGAAATGACGCATGCTGCAAGGGCCCAAACGGCTTCGGAACCGGAGGTTGATTCCGCTGAGATTCGTGCTCTGCGGGTGAAAATGGTCAAGTTCGCGTCTTTGCAACTAGGGGACCAGCAGCTGGCCGAAGATGCCGTTCAGGAAGCACTGATGGGGGCATTCAAGAGCTCTGCCGCGTTTGCCGGCAAGGCCAGCTTCAAGACCTGGGTGTTTGCCATCCTCAAGAACAAGATCACCGACATTCTTCGGAAGCGCCAACGGCAGGGGTATGTGTCTACGCAGCAGTCGACGGGCGACGTCGACGAAGAGGCCGATTTCACCGAGCTCTTCAATGCGCGTGGCATGTGGGAGCCCGATGAACGTCCCGCTACCTGGGGTAATCCGACCGAGACCTTGCATGACAAGCAATTCTGGAAGGTGTTCGAGATGTGCCTGGAGGGCCTGCCTGGTCAACAGGCCCGTGTTTTCATGATGCGCGAGTACGTGGGACTCGATTCGCACGAAATCTGTGCCGAGGTGGGCATTAGCTCGACCAACTTGAACGTGATGCTCCATCGGTCGCGCCTGCGCCTTCGGGAATGTCTGGAGAACCGCTGGTTCGTTCCGGGAGGCACAGCATGCTGA
- a CDS encoding DUF6969 family protein, whose translation MPVSPILRRHWRSINATELNTTLQHGQSCVEAFADATQASGSLLQSWVQGAEVVEYKHYPPSDIIDLRSGTQFYYHAHRTHGDEHGHLHVFWHATASGRRSRPRQGRKVWARSAPTHMLAIALDARGLPVKLFTTNRWVTDGHWFDATQTLVCLDRCRPGPVSGHEHACAWLSHFLALYRPLIADLLERRDARLKGHGRLEDALNNKRLEVLSQSRIDWAADLDALQVEATGAGCE comes from the coding sequence ATGCCCGTATCGCCCATATTGCGCCGACACTGGCGCTCCATCAACGCGACCGAACTTAACACCACGCTGCAACACGGCCAATCTTGCGTGGAGGCATTCGCTGACGCGACGCAGGCGTCTGGCTCATTGCTGCAAAGCTGGGTGCAAGGTGCGGAGGTGGTGGAATACAAACACTACCCGCCCTCCGACATCATCGACCTGCGCAGCGGGACCCAGTTCTACTACCACGCCCACCGCACGCATGGTGATGAGCACGGACACCTGCACGTGTTCTGGCACGCCACCGCCTCAGGGCGCCGAAGCCGGCCCAGACAGGGTCGCAAGGTCTGGGCGCGCAGCGCACCCACGCACATGTTGGCGATTGCCCTCGACGCCCGGGGACTACCCGTCAAGCTGTTCACCACCAACCGATGGGTCACCGATGGACACTGGTTCGACGCCACGCAGACACTGGTATGCCTGGATCGGTGCCGCCCTGGACCAGTGTCCGGACACGAACACGCTTGTGCCTGGCTGAGCCATTTTTTAGCCCTGTACCGGCCCTTGATTGCCGACTTGCTGGAGCGACGAGACGCCCGCTTGAAGGGCCATGGCAGGCTGGAAGATGCACTCAACAACAAGCGCCTCGAAGTGCTGAGTCAGTCACGCATTGATTGGGCGGCCGATCTGGACGCCCTGCAAGTCGAGGCGACCGGTGCGGGCTGTGAGTAA
- the osmF gene encoding ABC transporter substrate-binding protein: protein MKALFSRRWLIRCVALFLFASTTAFAQAPVRVASKIDTEGALLGNMMIQVLEANGIKTENKLQLGATNIVRGAITTGEIDLYPEYTGNGAFFFSDEKNPAWKNATAGYELVKKLDAEKNQIVWLEPAPANNTWAIALRKDVASKHKVHSLADLGPWLAKGGHFKLAASAEFIERTDALPAFQAAYGFKLKQDQLLTLAGGDTTVTIKAAAQKTSGVNAAMAYGTDGALAALGLVVLSDPKGIQPIYAPAPLIRAETLTRYPQIEALLAPVFKTLDGTTLQTLNAKIAVEGQDAKKVASDYLRSKRFIK from the coding sequence ATGAAGGCCCTGTTTTCGCGCCGCTGGCTGATTCGCTGCGTTGCGCTGTTTCTTTTTGCGTCGACCACAGCTTTTGCCCAGGCCCCCGTGCGCGTGGCGTCCAAGATTGACACCGAGGGCGCGTTGCTCGGCAACATGATGATTCAGGTGCTTGAGGCCAACGGCATCAAGACGGAAAACAAGCTGCAGCTTGGCGCCACCAATATCGTGCGCGGCGCCATCACCACGGGTGAAATTGACCTGTACCCGGAGTACACCGGCAACGGCGCGTTTTTCTTCTCCGATGAAAAGAATCCGGCCTGGAAAAACGCCACTGCGGGCTACGAGCTGGTGAAAAAACTCGATGCCGAAAAGAACCAGATCGTCTGGCTGGAGCCTGCCCCGGCCAACAACACCTGGGCGATTGCGCTGCGCAAGGATGTCGCCAGCAAGCACAAGGTGCACTCGCTCGCCGACCTGGGGCCGTGGCTGGCCAAAGGCGGCCATTTCAAGCTGGCCGCCTCCGCCGAATTTATCGAACGCACCGATGCCTTGCCCGCGTTCCAGGCCGCCTATGGCTTCAAGCTCAAGCAAGACCAGTTGCTTACCCTGGCTGGCGGCGACACCACCGTGACCATCAAGGCCGCCGCCCAGAAAACCTCGGGTGTCAACGCCGCCATGGCCTACGGCACCGACGGCGCCCTTGCCGCCTTGGGTCTGGTGGTGCTGAGCGACCCCAAAGGCATTCAACCGATCTACGCACCGGCCCCGTTGATCCGGGCCGAAACGCTGACCCGCTATCCGCAGATAGAAGCACTGCTTGCGCCCGTGTTCAAGACGCTGGATGGCACCACGCTGCAAACGCTCAACGCAAAAATTGCGGTGGAAGGGCAGGATGCAAAAAAAGTCGCCTCCGACTACCTCAGGTCCAAGCGCTTCATCAAATGA
- a CDS encoding zf-HC2 domain-containing protein → MLNCREVTRLVSESQERKLSVTEKLSLNLHLMMCDGCKNFSLQVPFLRKAMRAYAGRLDEVVEPPGPAPDPSQDGSSL, encoded by the coding sequence ATGCTGAATTGCCGTGAAGTCACCCGCCTGGTGTCTGAATCTCAGGAACGCAAGCTCTCGGTCACAGAGAAACTGTCGCTCAACCTGCACCTGATGATGTGCGATGGGTGCAAGAACTTCAGCCTGCAAGTGCCATTTTTGAGGAAAGCCATGCGGGCCTATGCAGGGCGACTGGACGAGGTGGTCGAACCACCCGGCCCGGCACCGGACCCGTCCCAAGATGGGAGCTCCCTATGA
- the gor gene encoding glutathione-disulfide reductase, with amino-acid sequence MPSYDYQLFVIGGGSGGVRAARIAAGLGARVGIAENFRYGGTCVIRGCVPKKLLVYAAHYAEDFADAQGFGWSVPPAQFSWPKLIAAKDKEIARLSGLYENNLKGSKVEVMHGAARVLDAHTVLVNAQPVTAEHILVATGGTPFVPLIPGIEHAITSNEVFDLPQLPKRVLVVGGGYIAVEFAGILNGLGAQVTLCYRAGQVLRGFDDDVRAHLQGEMVKKGITVLLHHDVARIDRLDDTSLSASLTGTSTAPLVVDAVLYATGRVPNTQGLGLVEAGVALGQAGGIKVDAFGKTSIDSIHAVGDVTNRIALTPVAIREGAALAQTLFGPTPVSADLTTVPSAVFSQPPIGTVGLTEAQALAQYGEIDIYSSKFRNMRHTLSGRDERTLIKLIVDTASQRVLGAHMVGADAPEIIQALAIALRMGATKADFDATVALHPSAAEEFVTLRDKFTRKRSD; translated from the coding sequence ATGCCTTCATACGACTACCAACTCTTCGTCATCGGCGGCGGCTCTGGTGGAGTGCGCGCTGCACGCATTGCCGCCGGGCTGGGCGCGCGCGTGGGCATTGCCGAGAATTTTCGATACGGTGGCACCTGCGTCATTCGTGGTTGTGTCCCGAAAAAGCTGCTGGTGTACGCCGCCCACTACGCCGAGGATTTTGCGGATGCCCAGGGATTTGGCTGGAGCGTGCCACCGGCGCAATTTTCCTGGCCGAAACTGATAGCAGCCAAAGACAAGGAGATCGCACGCCTGAGCGGCCTGTACGAAAACAACCTGAAAGGCTCCAAGGTCGAGGTCATGCACGGCGCCGCCCGCGTACTCGATGCCCACACCGTGCTGGTCAACGCCCAACCCGTGACCGCCGAGCACATTCTGGTGGCCACGGGCGGCACGCCGTTTGTGCCGCTCATCCCAGGCATCGAACACGCCATCACCTCCAACGAGGTGTTCGATTTGCCGCAGCTACCCAAGCGGGTGCTGGTGGTCGGCGGTGGCTACATCGCGGTGGAGTTTGCCGGCATCCTGAATGGCCTGGGCGCGCAGGTCACGCTGTGCTACCGCGCTGGCCAGGTGCTGCGCGGCTTTGACGACGACGTGCGCGCGCACTTGCAAGGCGAGATGGTCAAAAAAGGCATCACCGTGCTGCTGCACCATGACGTGGCGCGGATCGACCGCCTGGACGACACCAGTTTGTCGGCAAGCCTCACCGGGACGTCCACCGCGCCGCTGGTGGTGGATGCGGTGCTCTACGCCACCGGCCGCGTACCCAATACCCAGGGCCTGGGTCTGGTAGAGGCCGGCGTTGCGCTGGGCCAGGCCGGCGGCATCAAGGTCGATGCCTTTGGCAAAACCAGCATCGACAGCATCCACGCGGTGGGCGACGTCACCAACCGCATCGCGCTGACACCCGTAGCCATTCGCGAGGGCGCGGCATTGGCGCAGACGCTGTTTGGGCCCACACCCGTCAGCGCCGACCTGACCACCGTGCCCTCGGCGGTGTTCAGCCAACCCCCTATCGGCACGGTGGGGCTGACCGAGGCGCAGGCGCTTGCGCAGTACGGCGAAATCGATATTTACAGCAGCAAGTTCCGCAACATGCGCCACACCCTGTCAGGGCGCGACGAGCGCACGCTGATCAAGCTGATTGTGGACACGGCCAGCCAGCGTGTGCTGGGTGCGCATATGGTGGGCGCCGATGCACCCGAGATCATCCAGGCGCTGGCGATTGCCCTGCGGATGGGCGCCACCAAAGCCGACTTTGATGCCACGGTGGCGCTGCACCCCTCCGCAGCGGAAGAATTCGTGACCCTGCGGGACAAGTTCACCCGAAAAAGGTCTGACTGA
- the arsS gene encoding arsenosugar biosynthesis radical SAM (seleno)protein ArsS (Some members of this family are selenoproteins.): protein MHATLPLLEATTFPALRRGTLTTLQVNLGYRCNQTCVHCHVNAGPNRTEMMDDANLDLVIDVLKARSIKVLDLTGGAPELNEGFRELVRRARALGVHVMDRCNLTILFEPGQEGLAQFLAEQKVEVVASLPCYSLENVDKQRGKGVFDKSIAALQQLNALGYSKPGTGLKLSLVYNPQGATLPPEQRQLQADYKRELMAHFGIEFDELFVITNMPIQRFGSMLISKGQFNSYLKLLRDNFSEPNHATVMCRNLISVDWQGNLHDCDFNQQLGLPLPTGGALRMAAAPHLRDLLVQDPAGRPVRTAEHCYGCTAGQGSSCGGALQGA, encoded by the coding sequence ATGCACGCCACCTTGCCGCTTCTCGAAGCAACGACTTTCCCAGCCTTGCGCCGAGGCACCTTGACCACCCTGCAGGTCAACCTCGGCTACCGCTGCAACCAGACCTGCGTGCACTGCCACGTCAATGCTGGGCCCAACCGCACTGAAATGATGGACGACGCCAACCTTGATCTGGTGATCGACGTGCTAAAGGCACGTTCCATCAAGGTGCTCGATCTCACCGGCGGGGCGCCGGAACTCAATGAAGGTTTTCGTGAGCTGGTTCGCCGGGCCCGGGCGCTGGGCGTGCACGTCATGGACCGCTGCAACCTCACCATCTTGTTCGAGCCGGGCCAGGAAGGTCTGGCGCAGTTCCTGGCCGAGCAAAAGGTCGAAGTGGTGGCGTCGCTGCCCTGCTACTCGCTGGAGAACGTGGATAAGCAGCGCGGCAAGGGCGTGTTCGACAAGAGCATTGCCGCCTTGCAGCAGCTCAATGCGCTGGGCTACAGCAAGCCGGGCACGGGTCTCAAGCTCAGCCTGGTCTACAACCCCCAAGGCGCCACGCTGCCGCCCGAGCAGCGCCAGCTCCAGGCGGACTACAAGCGCGAGCTGATGGCGCACTTTGGCATTGAGTTCGACGAACTCTTCGTCATCACCAACATGCCGATCCAGCGTTTTGGCTCCATGCTGATCTCCAAAGGCCAGTTCAACAGCTACCTGAAATTGCTGCGCGACAACTTCAGCGAACCCAACCACGCCACGGTGATGTGCCGCAACCTGATCAGCGTGGACTGGCAAGGCAACCTCCACGATTGCGACTTCAACCAGCAGCTTGGCTTGCCGCTGCCTACGGGTGGCGCGTTGCGCATGGCGGCGGCGCCGCATCTGCGCGATTTGCTGGTGCAAGATCCGGCCGGGCGGCCCGTGCGCACCGCCGAGCACTGCTACGGCTGCACCGCAGGGCAGGGCAGCAGCTGCGGCGGCGCGCTCCAAGGCGCATGA
- a CDS encoding ABC transporter permease, producing MGLVKNRVLAVLAVAGLGAALGLPFVTHAPNRLVSGTGIMLAQIVGGAAGGPFWLALLSALLLVASIFMRPTRGVHVAVWLAATLLLSSLAALAAQQATQLAGEASAIARTSLGGAFWILAALSWLAAADALGRLALPPLWRMLGVGVVLAPLALLLAGGAFHDLSLLKEYANRRDVFSAALWQHVQIVLFSLLPALLMGVPLGIASSRMRALRGPLFAVLNVIQTVPSIALFGLLMAPLALLAASVPVLAQLGVKGIGMTPAVIALTLYALLPIARSSAAGLSQVQPAVIEAAQGMGLTPWQIFWRVELPLALPVLLSGLRVATVQTIGMAVVAALIGAGGFGALVFQGLGSGALDVVLLGVLPVVAMAVAVDAVLKALAMALTRESLD from the coding sequence ATGGGGCTGGTCAAAAACCGCGTATTGGCCGTTCTGGCGGTAGCAGGGCTTGGCGCTGCGCTGGGCTTGCCGTTTGTGACACACGCTCCCAATCGGCTGGTGTCCGGCACCGGCATCATGCTGGCGCAGATCGTTGGCGGCGCTGCGGGCGGCCCCTTCTGGCTGGCCCTGCTGTCCGCGCTGCTGCTGGTTGCTTCCATATTCATGCGGCCCACGCGCGGCGTGCACGTCGCTGTGTGGCTGGCGGCAACGCTGTTGCTCAGCAGCCTGGCGGCGCTGGCGGCGCAGCAGGCGACGCAACTGGCAGGGGAGGCGAGCGCCATTGCCCGCACATCCCTGGGCGGCGCGTTCTGGATTCTGGCTGCCCTCAGTTGGCTGGCGGCCGCCGACGCCCTGGGTCGGCTGGCCCTGCCGCCGCTCTGGCGCATGCTCGGCGTTGGCGTCGTCCTCGCGCCGCTTGCGCTGCTGCTTGCGGGTGGCGCGTTTCATGATTTGTCGTTGCTCAAGGAATACGCCAATCGCCGGGATGTCTTCAGTGCAGCACTGTGGCAGCACGTGCAAATCGTGCTGTTCAGCCTGCTGCCCGCTTTGCTGATGGGCGTGCCTCTGGGCATCGCATCCAGCCGGATGCGCGCGCTGCGCGGGCCGCTGTTTGCCGTGCTCAATGTGATTCAAACTGTGCCGTCGATCGCGCTGTTTGGCTTGCTGATGGCACCGCTTGCGCTGCTGGCGGCCAGCGTGCCGGTGCTGGCGCAACTCGGCGTCAAGGGCATTGGCATGACGCCGGCGGTGATTGCCTTGACGCTCTACGCCTTGCTGCCCATTGCGCGCAGCAGCGCTGCCGGGCTGAGCCAGGTACAGCCGGCGGTCATCGAGGCAGCGCAGGGCATGGGGCTGACGCCGTGGCAGATTTTCTGGCGCGTCGAGTTGCCGCTGGCCCTGCCGGTTTTGCTTTCGGGCTTGCGCGTGGCCACGGTTCAGACCATCGGCATGGCCGTGGTGGCGGCCCTGATCGGTGCGGGTGGCTTTGGCGCGCTTGTGTTTCAGGGCTTGGGTAGCGGCGCACTGGATGTGGTGCTGCTCGGCGTGCTGCCGGTGGTGGCGATGGCGGTTGCGGTGGATGCCGTGCTCAAGGCACTCGCCATGGCCTTGACGCGCGAATCACTTGATTGA
- a CDS encoding DUF1010 domain-containing protein produces MNDDDQPFVSRSFSVFSASSACTYCVGSYCFVSIAPLVWQSVFSSGSLVVKLWRSVVVAMRHSVVK; encoded by the coding sequence ATGAACGACGACGACCAACCCTTTGTGTCGCGCAGTTTTTCAGTCTTTTCTGCCTCTAGCGCTTGCACATATTGCGTTGGTAGCTATTGTTTTGTGAGCATTGCGCCGCTTGTGTGGCAGAGTGTTTTTTCTTCAGGTTCGCTCGTCGTTAAGCTGTGGCGCTCAGTAGTTGTGGCCATGCGTCACTCGGTCGTCAAATGA